A genomic region of Rhipicephalus sanguineus isolate Rsan-2018 chromosome 1, BIME_Rsan_1.4, whole genome shotgun sequence contains the following coding sequences:
- the LOC119380414 gene encoding uncharacterized protein LOC119380414, which yields MSGKQKRLSPEEALELYFSLPDNCNDSTDEYCESSEDEEFVLAPHESSEEDDTLPPLPGPSTSKRKGIRRKHYVGKRKKQKKSKKPSEELDDETVDNQWDSSKFDATTPTNCSALGSEKLSQRSTVLETFSLYFDEDVMKHIVDQTNLYAAQTNRAGWTALTCLELRAYIGLLILMSVNRMHHLQMYWCSDSFFHVK from the exons ATGTCTG gaaaacaaaaacgcctGAGCCCAGAGGAAGCTCTAGAACTGTATTTCAGTTTACCGGACAATTGCAATGACAGTACAGATGAGTACTGCGAAAGTTCTGAAGACGAAGAGTTTGTGCTTGCCCCTCATGAAAGCAGCGAGGAGGACGACACTTTGCCACCGCTACCAGGGCCTAGTACAAGCAAGCGCAAAGGAATCCGACGCAAACACTACgttgggaaaagaaaaaaacaaaagaaatcgaAGAAGCCTTCCGAAGAGCTTGATGACGAGACCGTGGACAACCAGTGGGACTCATCCAAATTTGATGCCACAACTCCTACAAATTGCAGTGCACTTGGATCCGAGAAACTTTCGCAGAGAAGCACTGTACTTGAAACATTCTCTCTGTATTTTGATGAGGACGTTATGAAGCATATCGTCGATCAAACGAACTTATACGCAGCACAAACAAACCGCGCAGGATGGACGGCACTGACATGCTTGGAGCTTCGTGCTTACATAGGACTGCTGATTCTGATGAGCGTCAATCGCATGCACCACTTGCAAATGTATTGGTGCTCGGACAGCTTCTTTCATGTAAAATAA
- the LOC125759365 gene encoding uncharacterized protein LOC125759365: MRSQAAATSQHQQAWMIGPQERERRLPGIPGTGSSGRDRGWLCFGRQRRRGPGMMGPRDNSQAARTGDRARVILATLIAAIATSRTRSCPLASTSHATSSWSRPRQLKGTRLH; encoded by the exons ATGAGAAGCCAGGCGGCGGCCACCAGCCAACACCAGCAAGCTTGGATGATAGGTCCGCAGGAGCGAGAACGGAGGCTGCCTGGCATTCCAGGAACAGGAAGCAGCGGTCGAGATCGAGGGTGGCTGTGCTTCGGGCGACAGCGGAGACGAGGCCCCGGCATGATGGGTCCCAGGGACAACAGCCAGGCAGCCCGGACGGGCGACCGTGCACGCGTCATCCTCGCAACCCTCATCGCCGCCATTGCCACCTCACGCACTCGCTCGTGTCCACTGGCCAGCACCAGCCACGCCACATCTTCCTGGTCGAGGCCACGCCAGCTGAAG GGCACGCGTTTACATTGA